The Punica granatum isolate Tunisia-2019 chromosome 4, ASM765513v2, whole genome shotgun sequence genome has a window encoding:
- the LOC116203840 gene encoding secretory carrier-associated membrane protein 1-like has protein sequence MSRYDPNPFEEEEVNPFADQGGRGKGGGKPNYGGGAFYTTNPGSVPPATSRLSPLPPEPYDRGATIDIPLDSSKDLKAKEKELQAKEAELKKREQELKRKEDAIARAGIVIEEKNWPPFFPLIHHDIANEIPIHLQRVQYVAFTTYLGLVLCLLWNIVAVTTAWIKGEGPTIWFLAIIYFISGVPGGYVLWYRPLYRAMRTDSALKFGWFFMFYLLHIGFVIFAAVAPPIIFKGKSLTGILPAIDLLSQHALVGIFYLVGFGLFCVESLLSIWVIQQVYMYFRGSGKAAEMKRDAARGTMMAAL, from the exons ATGAGTCGCTACGATCCCAACCCCTTCGAGGAAGAAGAGGTCAATCCCTTCGCG GACCAAGGTGGTCGAGGGAAGGGTGGAGGGAAGCCAAACTATGGTGGTGGTGCTTTCTATACGACG AATCCTGGGAGTGTCCCACCAGCGACTTCAAGGCTTTCACCACTTCCTCCTGAGCCCTATGATCGTGGTGCAACAATAGATATTCCTCTTGATTCCTCAAAG GATCTTAAAGCAAAGGAGAAGGAACTTCAGGCTAAAGAAGCAGAATTAAAGAAGAGGGAACAG GAActaaaaagaaaggaagatgCCATAGCACGGG CTGGAATTGTCATAGAGGAGAAAAACTGGCCACCATTTTTCCCTCTAATCCATCATGACATTGCAAATGAAATACCGATCCATCTACAAAGAGTCCAATATGTTGCATTCACAACATATTTGG GTTTGGTTCTCTGTCTGCTCTGGAATATTGTGGCTGTCACTACTGCCTGGATCAAGGGAGAAG GTCCAACTATTTGGTTTCTTGCTATCATCTATTTCATCTCAGGGGTTCCTGGAGGCTATGTTCTGTGGTATCGACCCCTCTACCGGGCTATGAG GACTGATAGTGCGCTGAAGTTTGGCTGGTTTTTCATGTTCTACCTG CTTCATATTGGTTTTGTCATCTTCGCGGCCGTTGCTCCTCCAATCATATTCAAGGGGAAATCTCTTAC GGGTATTTTGCCTGCAATAGATCTTTTGAGCCAGCATGCTTTGGTTGGG ATATTCTATCTTGTCGGGTTCGGGCTGTTCTGTGTCGAGTCACTTCTCAGCATCTGGGTCATTCAG CAAGTTTACATGTACTTCCGTGGAAGTGGCAAAGCTGCCGAAATGAAGCGAGACGCTGCAAGAGGAACTATGATGGCCGCACTTTGA
- the LOC116203838 gene encoding pentatricopeptide repeat-containing protein At1g03540, whose protein sequence is MNLSAIAKRHCSSGTFLNLGVPQKRPASKVTEIVEFCKSGSLYDAIRLLNSTGSAGIKNKPIVYASILQTCNKALSFNLGLQVHCHVIKSGLETDRFVGNSLLTLYFKLGPDFSETRRVFDGLYYKDVISWTSMISGYIQVGKFEESIKIFWDMVGLEIEPNDFTLSAVIKACSELGKLRLGWCFHGIVLRRGFDSNPIISSALIDMYGRNYCSKEAQRLFGELLEPDAICWTSVISAFTRNDQFEEALGFFFLMQRNHKLIPDSFTFGTVLTACGNLRRLKQGKQIHSKVVPSGLSGNVVVESSLVDMYGKCGSLNEAQGVFDRMVHKNSISRCALLGGYCQNKKFKTVLQLFREMGERDIYSFGTVLRACAGIAAVRQGKEVHCQYVRRGGWRCVIVESALVDLYAKSGCVNLAHRMFAQMPIRNTITWNSMIYGFAQNGRGDEALKIFDNMIKEGTKPDYISFIGVLFACSHTGLVDEGRKHFVSMSEEYRIKPGVEHYNCMVDLLGRAGMIEEAEELLEKAECRKDPSLWAVLLGACSTCTESMTAERIARKVMELDPENHLSYVLLANVYRAVGRWNDAEEIRRLMDDRRVKKMPGKSWM, encoded by the coding sequence ATGAATCTTTCTGCAATTGCCAAACGCCATTGCAGCTCGGGGACCTTCCTCAATCTTGGTGTCCCCCAGAAACGCCCAGCTTCCAAGGTCACTGAGATCGTCGAGTTCTGCAAATCGGGGTCGCTTTACGATGCTATCCGACTCCTTAACTCCACCGGTTCTGCTGGGATAAAAAACAAGCCGATCGTCTATGCTTCAATCTTGCAAACCTGCAACAAAGCTCTTTCATTTAACCTTGGCCTCCAAGTACACTGTCATGTCATCAAGTCCGGTCTCGAGACCGACCGGTTTGTCGGGAATAGCCTGCTCACTCTATACTTCAAGTTGGGTCCCGACTTCTCGGAGACTAGAAGAGTCTTCGATGGCCTGTACTATAAGGATGTCATTTCTTGGACTTCGATGATCTCAGGGTATATTCAGGTCGGGAAGTTCGAGGAgtcaatcaaaatattttgggACATGGTGGGGTTGGAAATTGAGCCCAATGATTTCACTTTATCGGCAGTCATCAAGGCTTGCTCTGAGCTTGGGAAACTGAGGCTCGGTTGGTGCTTCCACGGCATCGTTCTTCGTCGCGGGTTTGATTCTAATCCCATTATTTCGAGTGCCCTCATTGATATGTATGGGAGGAATTATTGCTCCAAAGAAGCTCAGAGGCTGTTCGGCGAGTTGCTTGAACCCGATGCTATATGTTGGACTTCCGTCATCTCAGCATTTACTAGAAATGATCAGTTCGAGGAAGCGCTaggtttcttcttcttgatgCAGAGGAATCACAAGCTAATCCCTGATAGTTTCACATTCGGGACGGTACTGACTGCCTGTGGGAATCTCAGGAGGTTGAAGCAGGGCAAGCAGATTCACTCCAAGGTCGTCCCGTCGGGACTCTCAGGAAATGTGGTCGTCGAGAGCAGCCTTGTGGACATGTATGGGAAATGCGGGTCCCTGAATGAAGCTCAAGGCGTCTTTGATCGGATGGTCCACAAAAACTCCATTTCGAGGTGTGCATTGCTCGGGGGTTACTGTCAGAATAAGAAGTTCAAGACAGTCCTTCAACTTTTCAGAGAAATGGGTGAGAGAGATATTTATAGCTTCGGGACGGTTCTTCGAGCTTGTGCAGGAATTGCTGCAGTTAGGCAAGGGAAAGAGGTCCATTGCCAGTACGTGAGGAGGGGAGGGTGGAGGTGCGTGATCGTGGAATCGGCTTTGGTTGATCTCTATGCAAAAAGCGGGTGTGTCAACTTGGCACACAGGATGTTTGCTCAGATGCCGATTAGGAATACAATAACGTGGAACTCAATGATCTATGGGTTTGCTCAGAATGGAAGAGGAGACGAGGCTTTGAAGATATTTGATAACATGATTAAAGAAGGTACCAAGCCTGACTACATCAGCTTCATCGGGGTCCTCTTTGCCTGCAGCCACACTGGTTTGGTAGACGAGGGGAGAAAGCACTTTGTCTCGATGTCGGAGGAGTACAGGATTAAGCCAGGAGTGGAGCATTACAATTGTATGGTGGATCTTCTCGGGCGGGCAGGCATGATCGAGGAAGCTGAAGAGTTGCTAGAGAAGGCAGAATGCAGGAAAGACCCCTCTCTTTGGGCGGTTCTTCTGGGGGCGTGCTCGACGTGCACAGAGTCCATGACTGCCGAGAGGATCGCAAGGAAGGTGATGGAGTTGGACCCAGAGAATCACCTGAGTTATGTCTTACTAGCTAATGTCTATAGGGCTGTTGGAAGGTGGAATGATGCTGAGGAGATCAGGAGATTGATGGATGATCGGAGGGTCAAGAAAATGCCCGGTAAGAGCTGGATGTAA